From Deinococcus aerophilus, a single genomic window includes:
- a CDS encoding polysaccharide deacetylase family protein, whose translation MSGRPPAGRRVPLPQLAPVHSGWAALAGLSAYLLLPFLSVQLLNLGVIREGRHARRELALTFDDGPDPVTTPAVLDALQAAGASATFFVIAAHAEAYPHLIARMLAQGHEVAAHADRHVHAWMRTPWDAFLDPLRAVRRLERITGQRPQYHRPPHGAYTLATVLGQRAAGVRGVHWSIEGEDWRAEQTPETVREGVLKRAMPGAVVVLHDAGPGARNTVPMLPELLWALRDRGYTLKTVSQLDGAGPVGGRALVRRAFVALDGVFDRLGGIHPTAGRADTLFRTGRTAFPLGGVTLADGTPVQRGAPSAEFHVNNPLLVDLGLRRSVRQAREDFQAVAGDLQHRPDLQGAQFVYCLSALSPLLSALGFEAHDLPPTAARRLQRWAAVLRRAYGSPPDAPTPRLSILSREAFLARYGDEPN comes from the coding sequence GTGAGCGGCAGGCCTCCGGCGGGACGCCGCGTGCCGCTGCCGCAGCTTGCCCCGGTCCACTCCGGGTGGGCGGCGCTGGCCGGCCTCAGCGCTTACCTGCTGCTTCCCTTCCTGAGTGTGCAGCTGCTCAACCTCGGCGTGATCCGCGAGGGCCGGCATGCCCGCCGGGAACTGGCCCTGACCTTCGACGACGGCCCGGACCCCGTGACCACGCCCGCCGTGCTGGACGCGCTGCAGGCGGCAGGTGCATCCGCCACTTTCTTCGTGATCGCCGCACACGCTGAAGCGTACCCGCACCTGATTGCGCGGATGCTCGCACAGGGGCACGAGGTCGCCGCACACGCCGACCGGCATGTCCACGCCTGGATGCGCACGCCGTGGGACGCGTTTCTCGATCCGCTGCGGGCGGTGCGCCGCCTGGAACGGATCACAGGCCAGCGCCCGCAGTACCATCGCCCGCCCCACGGGGCCTACACCCTTGCCACGGTGCTAGGCCAGCGGGCGGCAGGGGTGCGCGGCGTTCACTGGAGCATCGAGGGCGAAGACTGGCGGGCGGAGCAGACTCCGGAAACGGTGCGCGAAGGGGTGCTGAAGCGCGCCATGCCCGGAGCGGTCGTCGTGCTGCACGACGCCGGGCCCGGCGCGCGCAACACCGTGCCGATGCTGCCGGAGTTGCTGTGGGCGCTGCGGGACCGGGGCTATACCCTGAAAACGGTCTCGCAACTGGACGGCGCGGGTCCGGTCGGCGGGCGGGCGCTGGTCCGGCGGGCTTTTGTGGCGCTGGACGGCGTGTTCGACCGCCTCGGCGGCATCCACCCGACGGCGGGGCGGGCCGATACCCTGTTCCGCACTGGCCGCACGGCCTTTCCGCTGGGCGGCGTGACGCTGGCCGACGGCACGCCCGTCCAGCGGGGAGCGCCCAGCGCCGAGTTCCATGTCAACAACCCGCTGCTGGTGGACCTGGGGCTGCGCCGCAGCGTGCGTCAGGCCCGTGAGGATTTTCAGGCGGTGGCAGGGGACCTCCAGCACCGGCCCGACCTTCAGGGCGCGCAGTTCGTCTACTGCCTGAGCGCGCTGTCGCCGCTGCTCTCGGCGCTGGGGTTCGAGGCCCACGACCTGCCGCCCACGGCAGCCCGCCGCCTACAGCGCTGGGCCGCCGTGCTGCGCCGCGCCTACGGCAGCCCACCCGACGCGCCCACGCCGAGGCTGAGCATCCTGAGCCGGGAGGCGTTTCTGGCACGGTACGGCGACGAGCCTAACTAG
- a CDS encoding LptF/LptG family permease has product MSRLTRAVTAELLPPLLAGTLLFTAILSFGYFFISSQWLVGVPLGLIGHWIALQVPDTLVKVFPMAVVLMTVVAYGRMSTERELVAVQSGGISLGRVARPAGIIAALVTALAVWLSLWVAPRANVDARGLYWDVLTGAGLTGLVGKTVDLGAGLTLAIAGYNPDTRELRGVRVEKWTPGGERRATLIFADGGTFEGNQLALQGYSVYTVDYAAAAQLSAVPDNDPQAFREAVQNVFPSVVIPESASDTLNVDTGLSRKQTIAAYADAIGADAQGWPELITALTAPNTQPAEREAARLTLNRKLALPFGNVVLALCALPFALRFGRTLGVSLGIALLIAVAYYLVFFIGLTLAAALPAVPELGAWLANVLFAGAGLWLLRRA; this is encoded by the coding sequence ATGAGCCGCCTCACTCGCGCCGTGACCGCCGAGTTGCTGCCCCCGCTGCTGGCGGGCACGCTGCTGTTCACGGCCATCCTGAGCTTCGGGTACTTCTTCATCTCCAGCCAGTGGCTCGTGGGCGTGCCGCTGGGCCTGATCGGTCACTGGATCGCCCTGCAGGTGCCCGACACGCTGGTCAAGGTCTTTCCGATGGCCGTGGTGCTGATGACCGTGGTGGCCTACGGGCGCATGAGCACCGAGCGCGAGCTGGTGGCAGTGCAATCGGGGGGAATCAGCCTGGGGCGGGTGGCGCGTCCGGCCGGAATCATCGCGGCGCTGGTGACGGCGCTGGCCGTGTGGCTGAGCCTGTGGGTGGCCCCGCGTGCCAACGTGGACGCGCGCGGGCTGTACTGGGATGTGCTGACCGGCGCGGGGCTGACTGGGCTGGTGGGCAAGACGGTGGACCTGGGTGCGGGCCTGACGCTCGCCATTGCCGGCTACAACCCCGACACCCGTGAGCTGCGCGGCGTGCGGGTCGAGAAGTGGACGCCGGGGGGCGAGCGGCGGGCCACCCTGATCTTCGCGGACGGCGGCACCTTCGAGGGCAACCAGCTTGCCCTGCAGGGCTACAGCGTCTATACGGTGGACTACGCGGCGGCGGCACAGCTCTCGGCCGTGCCGGACAACGACCCGCAGGCCTTCCGGGAAGCCGTGCAGAACGTTTTTCCCAGCGTGGTGATTCCCGAAAGCGCCAGCGACACCCTGAATGTGGACACCGGGCTGTCGCGCAAGCAGACCATTGCCGCCTACGCCGACGCCATCGGAGCGGATGCCCAGGGCTGGCCGGAACTCATCACGGCGCTGACGGCACCGAACACGCAGCCCGCCGAACGGGAGGCCGCGCGGCTGACCCTGAACCGCAAGCTGGCGCTGCCTTTCGGCAACGTGGTGCTCGCGCTGTGTGCGCTGCCCTTTGCGCTGCGCTTCGGGCGCACGCTGGGCGTCAGCCTGGGCATCGCGCTGCTGATCGCAGTGGCGTATTACCTCGTTTTCTTCATCGGACTGACGCTGGCGGCGGCGCTGCCCGCCGTACCGGAACTGGGCGCGTGGCTGGCAAATGTTCTCTTTGCCGGAGCCGGGCTGTGGCTGCTCAGGCGCGCGTGA
- a CDS encoding rod shape-determining protein, with product MRLSEDIGIDLGTATFLIYSKSRGLVLQEPSVIAMTRDTKQVRAVGEEAYRMIGRTPNGIVAVRPIKDGVIADEGLTEKMISMFLNKVQGSAGRLFGFKPQLMVGVPSNVSDVERRAVLRAALNANAKRAFLIEEPLAAAIGAGLKISEPVGSMIVDIGGGSADIAVISLNGIVVSESLRVAGNEFDESIIRYVRRKDNVLIGERTAEEIKVKVGAAMLLDDSENLMAEVRGRDLINGLPKTITLDSRDVVEALSEPVTRIVEGVKRVLEITPPELVSDIIDRGIVMTGGGSLLRNFDELLRQTTGIPVAVAENAVEAVAVGTGMALDMISLLGDSLVSSDQYLRR from the coding sequence GTGAGGCTCTCAGAAGACATCGGAATCGACCTGGGAACGGCCACGTTCCTGATTTACAGCAAAAGCCGCGGCCTTGTCCTGCAGGAACCCAGCGTGATCGCCATGACCCGTGACACCAAGCAGGTGCGGGCGGTGGGTGAGGAAGCGTACCGCATGATCGGGCGCACGCCGAACGGCATCGTGGCGGTGCGGCCCATCAAGGACGGCGTGATTGCCGACGAGGGCCTGACCGAGAAGATGATCAGCATGTTCCTGAACAAGGTGCAGGGCAGTGCGGGCCGGCTGTTCGGCTTCAAGCCACAGCTGATGGTCGGCGTGCCCAGCAACGTCAGCGACGTGGAGCGGCGCGCGGTGCTGCGCGCGGCCCTGAACGCCAATGCCAAGCGCGCCTTCCTGATCGAGGAACCGCTCGCGGCGGCCATCGGCGCGGGCCTCAAGATCTCTGAACCCGTGGGCAGCATGATCGTGGATATCGGCGGCGGCAGCGCGGACATCGCCGTGATCTCCCTGAACGGCATCGTGGTCAGCGAATCGCTGCGTGTGGCGGGCAACGAGTTCGACGAGAGCATCATCCGCTACGTGCGGCGCAAGGACAATGTCCTGATCGGCGAGCGTACCGCCGAGGAGATCAAGGTCAAGGTGGGAGCGGCCATGCTGCTCGACGATTCCGAGAACCTGATGGCCGAGGTGCGCGGACGCGACCTGATCAACGGTCTGCCCAAGACCATCACACTGGACAGCCGCGACGTGGTCGAGGCCCTGTCCGAGCCGGTCACGCGCATCGTGGAGGGTGTCAAGCGGGTGCTGGAAATCACGCCGCCCGAACTGGTCAGCGACATCATTGACCGGGGCATCGTGATGACCGGCGGCGGCAGCCTGCTGCGCAACTTCGACGAACTGCTGCGTCAGACCACCGGCATCCCGGTCGCGGTGGCCGAGAACGCCGTCGAGGCCGTGGCCGTGGGCACCGGCATGGCGCTGGACATGATCTCACTGTTGGGCGACAGCCTGGTGTCCAGCGACCAGTACCTGCGCCGCTGA
- a CDS encoding class I SAM-dependent methyltransferase, which yields MNYDDFADLYDHQYDLYRDDLHFYAGVAERVGGPVLEVGAGTGRVTAFLARRGVDVTGLEPSGRMIERARERAAQSGLELRLEQGDMQTFGLERRFNLVIAPFNALMHLYTPNEQVRALENLHAHLGTGGTFAFDLYLPRFGKSNTLRHEGETFYAADGRRTDVFFVQRHDKVRQHITTEYHVDTTHAGGQLTRRHYTLTQRYYTRYEMEWLLRFAGFEAPRVSGSFQGGPLEKGSEVMVFQTRAL from the coding sequence GTGAACTACGACGATTTCGCCGACCTGTACGACCACCAGTACGACCTGTACCGCGACGACCTGCACTTCTATGCGGGCGTGGCCGAGCGGGTGGGCGGGCCGGTGCTGGAGGTCGGGGCCGGAACCGGGCGCGTGACGGCCTTTCTGGCACGTCGTGGGGTGGACGTGACCGGTCTGGAGCCGAGCGGACGCATGATCGAGCGGGCGCGGGAAAGGGCGGCGCAGAGCGGTCTGGAACTGCGCCTGGAACAGGGCGACATGCAGACCTTCGGGTTGGAACGGCGCTTTAATCTGGTGATCGCGCCCTTCAACGCGCTGATGCACCTGTACACGCCCAATGAACAGGTGCGGGCCCTGGAGAACCTGCACGCGCATCTGGGAACGGGCGGCACCTTTGCCTTCGACCTGTACCTGCCGCGTTTTGGCAAATCCAACACGCTGCGGCATGAGGGCGAGACCTTTTACGCGGCGGACGGTCGCCGCACCGACGTCTTTTTCGTGCAGCGCCACGACAAGGTGCGCCAGCACATCACCACCGAGTACCACGTGGACACCACGCACGCGGGTGGGCAGTTGACCCGGCGGCATTACACCCTGACGCAGCGCTACTACACCCGCTACGAGATGGAGTGGCTGCTGCGGTTCGCAGGCTTTGAGGCCCCGCGCGTCAGCGGCAGCTTTCAGGGAGGTCCGCTGGAAAAGGGCAGCGAGGTGATGGTCTTTCAGACGCGGGCTCTGTAG
- a CDS encoding potassium channel family protein — translation MDLLRGLLWLPGAVLVLAVLLDVLLSSLQAGEGHLSRWIHRAVYAAVRAVARWTAHGSVLAWSTVALISGTLLGWTALLWLGWTLVFWASPSALEVAETGQPASFEATVYFVGYTISTLGLGDVVARGAPWRWLTDAAAISGFFLLTFAITFIVPVAQARGSRREFALRLYRAGPTAQAVVVNAAREGAGGVQGLLDDLAPSLNALDIQHLSSPNLHRFHGRGRHDALDLALPVLGEALLMLGALQDDSPSGLRRCLDSVDSLTRSYELVHRGRDAAVPPAPDLQPLREAGLPLRPTAEFAAHLHRHEALRRRLHSMARSGLWAWDQVALPATPVRAAPDG, via the coding sequence ATGGACCTGCTGCGCGGGCTGCTGTGGCTTCCCGGCGCCGTGCTGGTCCTCGCCGTGCTGCTGGACGTGTTGCTGTCGTCGCTGCAGGCCGGCGAAGGCCACCTGAGCCGCTGGATTCACCGGGCCGTCTACGCCGCCGTGCGGGCCGTGGCGCGCTGGACGGCCCACGGGTCGGTGCTGGCGTGGAGCACCGTGGCCCTGATCTCGGGCACGCTGCTGGGCTGGACCGCCCTGCTGTGGCTGGGCTGGACGCTGGTGTTCTGGGCGTCTCCGTCCGCGCTGGAGGTCGCCGAGACCGGGCAGCCTGCCAGCTTCGAGGCCACCGTGTATTTTGTCGGCTACACCATCAGCACGCTCGGCCTGGGCGATGTGGTGGCCCGCGGCGCACCGTGGCGCTGGCTGACCGACGCTGCGGCCATTTCCGGCTTCTTTCTGCTGACCTTCGCCATCACCTTCATCGTGCCGGTGGCGCAGGCACGCGGCAGCCGCCGGGAATTTGCCCTGCGGCTGTACCGCGCCGGGCCCACGGCGCAGGCGGTGGTGGTGAACGCAGCCCGCGAGGGGGCCGGTGGAGTGCAGGGACTGCTGGATGATCTGGCTCCGTCCCTGAACGCGCTGGACATCCAGCATCTCAGTTCGCCCAACCTGCACCGCTTTCATGGCCGTGGGCGCCACGACGCCCTGGATCTGGCCCTGCCGGTGCTGGGCGAGGCGCTGCTGATGCTCGGTGCCCTTCAGGACGATTCCCCGTCTGGCCTGCGCCGCTGCCTGGACAGCGTGGACAGCCTGACCCGTTCCTATGAGCTTGTTCACCGTGGCCGCGACGCGGCCGTTCCGCCGGCCCCCGACCTGCAACCGCTGCGCGAGGCCGGCCTGCCGCTGCGCCCCACAGCCGAGTTCGCCGCCCACCTGCACCGCCACGAGGCGCTGCGCCGCCGCCTGCACAGCATGGCCCGCTCCGGTCTCTGGGCCTGGGATCAGGTGGCTTTGCCGGCCACACCGGTACGTGCCGC
- a CDS encoding acyl-CoA dehydrogenase yields MTVTDAPTLPESGMSFALNDDGRMIVQHVRDFCRAEIAPLAAEYDRSGEFPHAQLRGLADMGLLGATVPEQWGGAGLDSVTYALCLEEISAADASVGVIVSVQNGLPEQMILKYGNDAQREQYLRPLASGQKIGAFCLTEASAGSDAASLRLKATRDGDHWVLDGTKAWITSGGQAETYLVMARTGGSGARGVSCFIVEKGTDGLSFGKPEEKLGLHAAHTTTVTFEGVRVPHTNMLGKEGQGLIVALASLDAGRIGIAMQAIGIARAALGHAAAYANEREQFGKKLREFEGVSFKIARMAARIESARLVALKAAWLKDQGQPFGKEASMAKLLASEAAVDVTRDAIQIFGGNGYSREYPVERLFRDAKVTEIYEGTSEIQQLVISRAVFVELGH; encoded by the coding sequence ATGACCGTCACCGACGCGCCCACCCTCCCCGAGAGCGGCATGAGCTTCGCCCTGAACGACGACGGGCGCATGATCGTGCAGCACGTCCGCGATTTCTGCCGCGCCGAGATCGCGCCTCTTGCTGCCGAATACGACCGCAGCGGCGAGTTTCCCCACGCGCAGCTGCGCGGTCTGGCAGACATGGGCCTGCTCGGGGCGACCGTGCCCGAACAGTGGGGCGGCGCGGGCCTGGACAGCGTGACCTACGCGCTGTGCCTGGAAGAGATCTCGGCGGCGGACGCCAGCGTGGGCGTGATCGTCAGCGTGCAGAACGGACTGCCCGAACAGATGATCCTGAAGTACGGCAACGATGCCCAGCGCGAGCAGTACCTCCGGCCCCTGGCGAGCGGCCAGAAGATCGGCGCGTTCTGCCTGACCGAGGCGAGCGCGGGCAGCGACGCGGCCAGCCTGCGCCTGAAGGCCACCCGCGACGGCGACCACTGGGTGCTGGACGGCACCAAGGCCTGGATCACCAGCGGCGGTCAGGCCGAAACCTACCTGGTGATGGCCCGGACCGGTGGCAGCGGGGCGCGCGGCGTGAGCTGCTTTATCGTCGAGAAGGGGACCGACGGCCTGAGCTTCGGCAAGCCCGAGGAGAAGCTGGGCCTGCACGCCGCGCACACCACCACCGTCACCTTCGAGGGGGTGCGGGTGCCGCATACCAACATGCTGGGCAAGGAGGGCCAGGGCTTGATCGTGGCGCTGGCCAGCCTGGACGCCGGGCGCATCGGGATTGCCATGCAGGCCATCGGCATTGCCCGCGCCGCCCTTGGCCACGCCGCCGCCTACGCCAACGAGCGCGAGCAGTTCGGCAAGAAGCTGCGCGAATTCGAGGGCGTGTCGTTCAAGATCGCCCGCATGGCCGCCCGCATCGAGAGTGCGCGTCTGGTGGCCCTCAAGGCCGCGTGGCTCAAGGATCAGGGCCAGCCGTTCGGCAAGGAGGCGAGCATGGCCAAGCTGCTCGCCTCCGAGGCAGCGGTGGACGTGACCCGCGACGCCATCCAGATCTTTGGGGGCAACGGCTACAGCCGCGAGTATCCGGTCGAGAGGTTGTTCCGCGACGCCAAGGTCACCGAGATCTACGAGGGCACCTCCGAGATTCAGCAGCTGGTGATCAGCCGGGCAGTGTTCGTGGAGCTGGGCCACTGA
- a CDS encoding DUF5694 domain-containing protein yields the protein MPHAFSGPPTEVLVLGSAHLDHQTTDAALQPTLARLLAWHPQAVAVELLPGDVVQAYRQEGDLYADLRVGGYATALRLDAAARKYCSWSRDEAEARALHPGTPPAERVLAWLVALEPVSALLTWTPDLPLPPDVAARLAEYAGHTGETHRLAVPLARRLGHVRLHHFDDFTTNRPLQQRLSAVPQLWEDDKFRAEIYSAPAMLEGGERMRQAQANQDYWEYLSYANSSRCVQDSEALEVGSYLNHPLLTGEHRTQVADWNARNIFMAARLRQLTALHPAGRVLAIVGAAHKGPLEAVLSAISPDLRLVELSELDMPS from the coding sequence ATGCCACACGCTTTCAGCGGGCCGCCCACCGAGGTACTGGTGCTGGGCAGCGCCCACCTGGACCACCAGACCACGGACGCTGCCCTCCAGCCCACGCTGGCTCGCCTGCTCGCCTGGCACCCCCAGGCCGTCGCGGTGGAACTCCTGCCGGGTGACGTGGTTCAAGCTTACCGGCAGGAGGGCGACCTTTACGCCGATCTGCGTGTGGGCGGGTATGCCACGGCCCTGCGGCTGGACGCGGCGGCCAGGAAATACTGTTCCTGGAGCCGGGATGAGGCGGAGGCGCGGGCGTTGCATCCCGGCACGCCACCCGCCGAGCGGGTGCTGGCGTGGCTGGTGGCCCTGGAGCCAGTCAGTGCGCTGCTGACCTGGACCCCGGACCTTCCCCTGCCTCCCGATGTCGCCGCCAGATTGGCCGAATACGCCGGCCATACCGGCGAAACCCACCGCCTGGCCGTGCCGCTGGCCCGCCGCCTGGGGCATGTCCGGCTGCATCATTTCGACGACTTCACGACGAACAGGCCGCTTCAGCAGCGTCTCAGCGCCGTCCCTCAGCTCTGGGAGGACGACAAGTTCAGGGCTGAGATTTACAGCGCCCCGGCCATGCTGGAAGGAGGTGAGCGGATGAGGCAGGCCCAGGCGAACCAGGACTACTGGGAGTATCTCAGCTACGCCAACAGTTCACGCTGCGTTCAGGACAGCGAGGCTCTGGAGGTGGGATCGTACCTGAATCACCCGCTGCTCACTGGGGAGCACCGCACGCAGGTGGCCGACTGGAATGCCCGCAACATCTTCATGGCGGCGCGGCTGCGGCAGCTCACGGCGCTGCATCCCGCCGGGCGCGTCCTCGCCATCGTGGGGGCCGCCCATAAGGGGCCGCTGGAAGCCGTATTGTCGGCGATCTCCCCTGATCTCCGACTGGTGGAGCTGTCGGAACTGGACATGCCTAGTTAG
- a CDS encoding carbohydrate kinase family protein, producing the protein MKFYVIGDVTVDHLYHLKRLPRPGEEVAPIRASMKPGGAGGTISVTLARLGHTVTLAACVGDDPFAEYALSRVRESGVSEVAIQRSAEHLTSTITVMQTGDGQRTMISDGAANRQLDPAKLKKKDIEGADALVINAYSLIEGPQREYTLAAIGYARNAKKPVPVFIDLGTGAVNKVGTGLRDEALGSDYLMLNQHELQALTGTSSISAALGQLGEAGAQRVIVKVGKMGSIIWTPTETELVDAVPPEGAVVDSTGAGDTFTAAFAHAVLSGSGMAQAARAANMAGALSATSFGAQERPITAADLADVLPKSKKEKA; encoded by the coding sequence GTGAAGTTCTATGTGATTGGCGACGTAACGGTCGACCACCTGTACCACCTCAAGCGCCTGCCGCGTCCCGGCGAGGAGGTTGCGCCGATTCGCGCGAGCATGAAGCCGGGCGGAGCGGGCGGCACCATCAGCGTCACGCTGGCGCGGCTGGGCCACACGGTCACGCTGGCCGCGTGCGTGGGCGATGATCCCTTTGCCGAATACGCCCTGAGCCGCGTGCGTGAAAGCGGGGTCAGCGAGGTGGCCATCCAGCGCAGCGCCGAACACCTGACCAGCACCATCACCGTGATGCAGACCGGAGACGGCCAGCGCACCATGATCAGTGACGGCGCGGCCAACCGGCAGCTCGACCCCGCCAAGCTCAAGAAAAAAGACATCGAGGGAGCCGACGCCCTGGTGATCAACGCCTACAGCCTGATCGAGGGGCCGCAGCGCGAGTACACCCTGGCGGCCATCGGGTACGCCCGCAATGCCAAGAAGCCGGTGCCGGTCTTCATTGATCTCGGCACCGGGGCGGTGAACAAGGTGGGCACCGGCCTGCGCGACGAGGCGCTGGGTTCGGATTACCTGATGCTCAACCAGCACGAGCTGCAGGCACTGACCGGCACGAGTTCCATCAGCGCCGCGCTGGGCCAGCTGGGCGAGGCCGGGGCGCAGCGGGTAATCGTGAAGGTCGGCAAGATGGGCAGCATCATCTGGACTCCCACCGAGACCGAACTGGTGGACGCCGTGCCCCCCGAGGGTGCGGTGGTGGATTCCACCGGGGCCGGCGACACCTTCACGGCCGCTTTTGCCCACGCGGTGCTGTCCGGCTCCGGCATGGCGCAGGCGGCGCGGGCTGCGAACATGGCTGGGGCGCTCTCGGCGACCAGCTTCGGAGCCCAGGAACGCCCCATCACGGCGGCCGACCTCGCCGACGTTCTGCCCAAGAGCAAGAAAGAGAAAGCGTAG
- the fabZ gene encoding 3-hydroxyacyl-ACP dehydratase FabZ, producing the protein MQPIMIQEVLKTLPHRFPFLLVDRVLSVEDGQVHAIKNVTIGEPFFTGHFPQEPVMPGVLIIEALAQASFFCMHETLEPGTVGYLAGLEGARFKRKVVPGDTLHLHAKLEFLRRGLGKTTCRAEVDGEVAAEATILFAVAKG; encoded by the coding sequence ATGCAACCCATCATGATTCAGGAAGTCCTGAAAACCCTGCCCCACCGTTTTCCGTTTCTGCTCGTCGACCGCGTCCTGAGCGTGGAAGATGGGCAGGTCCACGCCATCAAGAACGTGACCATCGGTGAACCTTTTTTCACCGGCCATTTTCCGCAGGAGCCGGTGATGCCCGGCGTGCTGATCATCGAGGCGCTGGCACAGGCGAGCTTCTTCTGCATGCATGAGACGCTGGAACCCGGCACCGTCGGCTACCTTGCGGGCCTCGAGGGCGCGAGGTTCAAGCGCAAGGTGGTGCCCGGCGATACGCTGCATCTGCACGCCAAGCTGGAATTCCTGCGCCGCGGCCTGGGCAAGACCACCTGCCGCGCCGAGGTGGACGGCGAGGTGGCGGCGGAGGCGACCATCCTGTTCGCGGTGGCGAAGGGGTGA
- a CDS encoding MGDG synthase family glycosyltransferase — translation MNTAQGPELRALILSASFGSGHHQANDALDRSLRAAGMKLSARHTDFLSYLSPLERTVTAGTYDLWLRHAPGMYKAFYNWTDSETEPRALTGTFGWLGLRGMTRDVQEVAPELVVGSYPTTVALADTARRRLGTDFLNALIVTDYRVHHHWARPEAEVLMVASEEAREQMVRWRIPPERVEVTGIPIGPAYRQLIGADRAALRQRHGLDPALPLILISGGGTGTFRALGPVLTELSALGRRVQVLVLAGARGRGVTQVGGATVHRLGFSTAFPELLAASDLVVGKAGGLTVAEATTLGVPLVIHEPIPGQEEHNADYLERHGAGVWARERRALRPAVLRALDPDENARLGRCAVAISVPDAADRVAAALLGRLGR, via the coding sequence GTGAACACAGCGCAGGGCCCGGAACTGCGGGCCCTGATTCTCTCGGCCTCCTTCGGCAGCGGGCATCATCAGGCCAACGACGCGCTGGACCGTTCGCTGCGTGCGGCGGGCATGAAGCTCTCGGCCCGGCACACCGATTTTCTGAGTTACCTCAGTCCGCTGGAGCGGACCGTTACCGCCGGAACCTATGACCTGTGGCTGCGGCACGCGCCGGGCATGTACAAGGCCTTTTACAACTGGACCGATTCGGAAACCGAGCCGCGTGCGCTGACCGGCACCTTCGGCTGGCTGGGGCTGCGCGGCATGACGCGCGACGTGCAGGAGGTGGCCCCCGAGCTGGTCGTCGGCTCCTATCCCACCACCGTCGCCCTGGCGGACACGGCCCGCCGGCGGCTGGGCACGGATTTTCTGAACGCCCTGATCGTGACCGACTACCGCGTTCACCACCACTGGGCACGTCCAGAGGCCGAGGTGCTGATGGTCGCCAGCGAGGAGGCGCGCGAGCAGATGGTCCGCTGGCGCATCCCGCCGGAACGGGTGGAGGTCACCGGCATTCCCATCGGCCCGGCCTACCGCCAGCTGATCGGCGCGGACCGGGCGGCGCTGCGGCAACGTCACGGGCTGGACCCGGCCCTGCCCCTGATCCTGATTTCCGGCGGCGGCACCGGCACCTTCCGGGCGCTGGGGCCCGTGCTCACCGAACTCAGCGCGCTGGGGCGGCGGGTGCAGGTGCTCGTGCTGGCCGGGGCCCGGGGACGCGGCGTGACGCAGGTGGGCGGGGCCACAGTCCACCGCCTGGGCTTCTCCACCGCCTTTCCCGAACTGCTGGCCGCCTCGGATCTGGTGGTGGGCAAGGCGGGCGGCCTCACGGTGGCCGAGGCCACCACGCTGGGCGTGCCGCTGGTGATCCACGAGCCGATTCCGGGCCAGGAGGAACACAACGCCGACTATCTGGAACGCCACGGAGCGGGCGTGTGGGCACGCGAGCGCCGCGCGCTGCGGCCCGCCGTGCTGCGCGCGCTGGATCCGGACGAGAATGCCCGCCTGGGACGGTGCGCCGTGGCCATCAGTGTGCCGGACGCGGCCGACCGGGTGGCGGCGGCGCTGCTGGGCAGGCTCGGGCGGTGA